The following coding sequences are from one Humulus lupulus chromosome X, drHumLupu1.1, whole genome shotgun sequence window:
- the LOC133805505 gene encoding uncharacterized protein LOC133805505: MEGHLPHGGIIPGGASYGGLDLQGSIRPHHQGQHPHTIHQQHNPHQCQTTNVRPSIHEGFPLTMGTLHSCNQRMSMVDYNRAERNKNSASDEDEPSFTEEGIDGHNEVSRGKKGSIWQRVKWTDKMVKLLITAVSYIGEDAGPDCSGGGRRKFAALQKKGKWKCVSKVMAERGFNVSPQQCEDKFNDLNKRYKRLNDVLGRGTSCQVVENPSLLDVIDYLTEKEKDDVRKILSSKHLFYEEMCSYHNGNRLHLPHDPALQRSLQLALRTRDDNDNEDGRKHHHDDPDEEDQEVETDDRDDLEDNNASHGDRAMYGMLGDSGKRFRQGLGREDVGFGNSLNPHDCNKSSYSQSQLAQADMNQAPPDGTKAAWLQKQWVESRSLQLEERKIQIQVEMLELEKQRLKWQRFSKKRDRELEKMRMENERMKLENERLELELKRKEMGGGFT, translated from the coding sequence ATGGAAGGTCATTTGCCTCATGGAGGTATAATTCCTGGTGGTGCCTCTTATGGAGGTCTTGATCTGCAAGGATCAATCCGACCTCATCATCAGGGACAACACCCACATACCATACACCAACAACATAATCCCCACCAATGCCAAACTACCAACGTCCGCCCTTCGATACATGAGGGTTTTCCACTTACTATGGGAACGTTGCATAGTTGTAACCAAAGGATGTCAATGGTTGATTACAATAGGGCAGAAAGGAACAAAAACTCGGCCAGTGACGAGGATGAGCCAAGCTTTACTGAAGAGGGTATTGATGGTCATAATGAAGTGAGTAGAGGGAAGAAGGGGTCAATATGGCAGCGTGTCAAGTGGACCGACAAGATGGTGAAACTTCTGATTACTGCGGTATCTTATATAGGTGAGGATGCTGGTCCAGATTGTAGTGGTGGGGGAAGGAGGAAATTTGCAGCCCTTCAGAAAAAGGGAAAGTGGAAATGTGTCTCCAAGGTTATGGCTGAAAGGGGTTTTAATGTTTCACCTCAACAGTGCGAGGACAAATTTAATGACCTTAACAAGAGATATAAAAGACTTAATGATGTGCTTGGGAGGGGAACTTCTTGCCAAGTTGTTGAGAATCCTTCCCTTTTGGATGTTATAGATTACCTAACCGAGAAAGAAAAGGATGATGTAAGAAAAATATTAAGCTCAAAGCACCTTTTTTATGAAGAAATGTGTTCTTATCATAATGGAAATCGCTTGCATCTGCCCCATGATCCAGCATTGCAGCGTTCTTTGCAGTTGGCTCTTAGAACTAGAGATGATAATGATAATGAAGATGGGAGGAAGCACCACCATGATGATCCTGATGAAGAAGATCAAGAAGTGGAAACTGATGATCGCGATGATTTGGAGGATAATAATGCTTCACATGGGGACAGAGCAATGTATGGGATGTTAGGGGACTCTGGAAAGAGGTTCAGACAGGGTCTGGGTCGTGAAGATGTTGGCTTTGGGAATTCATTGAATCCTCATGATTGTAATAAAAGTTCTTATTCTCAATCACAACTTGCTCAAGCTGATATGAACCAAGCCCCACCTGATGGCACAAAAGCGGCATGGCTACAAAAGCAGTGGGTTGAGTCTCGCTCTTTGCAACTAGAAGAAAGGAAGATACAAATTCAAGTTGAGATGTTGGAATTGGAGAAACAACGCTTGAAATGGCAAAGATTTTCTAAGAAAAGAGACCGTGAATTGGAAAAGATGAGGATGGAAAATGAGAGAATGAAGCTTGAAAATGAGCGTTTGGAATTGGAATTAAAGCGAAAGGAAATGGGTGGTGGCTTTACTTAA